The genomic region CGTTCAGTGGCGCCAATATTCCTTGAGTGAGCTGAGAGGTGCCGGGGGACAAGTCCTTGAACACCCGTGAAGCATCCTGGGCCCATGCTTGAGCCAGACGAAGGGAGTCGTCGAATTCAAGCTCCGACTCAATGGGGGCCTGAAGGATTTTCTCAAGTTGCGCCTCAAGGCTCTTCAGACGCTCCGTATTGCTTGGGGGCTCAGGCGGAGTGACGGGCGTCGCCAGTACGGTTTGCCTGGAGCCTGTCCCCGACTTCGAGCGATAGGTGGCGAGCTTCTCCAGGTAGGGGGCCACCTCTTTGTAGTCGGGCACGCCAATCAGCTGAATGGGGAGACCGCGCATCTCCATTCTCCGTTGAGTCTCTTGCAGCTCAGCCTCATGAACAATCCAGTAATGGGGACCCTGGATCCCCAGCAAGAACTGAGGCAAGAAGTCCAAAGGCGCGTTTGTTCCAACAAACAAGAGGGTGTTCTTCCCATCACAGACAAGCCGCAGTGCGCCTCCGAGGCGCATCATCCGCAGGCGCTCATCGTCTTCACTGAAAACAGACATTGAGCCATCCAGGGTGAACAGGGCGTCTCCCTCCTTGACTGAGCCGAAGACTGGCCACAATGTCGGACGGGAGTCTACCTTCATTTCCAGCTGTGAAACTGAATCGGAAAGCCTCTCCACCCAGTTGGGTGATGAGTCGTGGATTTCGTAGGGCTCGCCTTTAGGGCATGCCGCACTCAAAACCTGATCGTAAGCAGTCGTAACAACGAAATTATTGCTCACCTGCCACACCGCACGGGGGAGACCAAAATTGGCAGCGTTCACATCACCAAGCGAGGGAGTCAGCGTCTCTCGGAGGAAGTCGGGCCATAGCGGTCCAAGCGACATCCTCGCTTGGACAAGGGCATACTGGAGATCTGGCTGACGGACATCCAGCAAGCCTCGGAGCCGTGTGGCGGCGGCGCTCTTCAATTCCTCATCCAACCATTGCGCGGCATGCGTCACCACCCCGTGCCAGGACGGAATCAGGCCAGTCGAGAGCGTGATACCAGATCCAACGAAGGGCACGATCGTGCCCCGATCCACAGCGGCGCGGAGTGTTCTGGGAAATTTCGGCATCGCATCAGAAGCTACCAGAGGTACGCCCAGAACATTGAGGACGAGAAGGAACAACCAATGACTCAGTGACGAGAGCCAGGGCCTTCGAGTCCGGCATCCCCGTCGCGGTGCCAGTAGGACGCGGCCTTGACCCACTCCGCCGGGTGGCCGCGCTCCTCGATGACGTAGGTCCGCAGCTCGCGCACCCACTCCGCCTCGCCCGCCAGCCACACGAAGCCATCCCCCGGAGGAGGCGTGAACTTCGCCAGTTCGCGCCGCAGCAGCGCGCCATCTCCGGGCCCCGGCTCTCCACGCACCACCCAGGTCGGGTGCCAGGAGGCCTTCGTGACGAAGGTCTGCTGCTCGGACGCGTTGGCCACGACCGCCACGGTCGTCACGGGCACGCCCGGACGCAGCAGCTCCACCCGGCGGCCGAGCGCCGGCAGCGCGCTCTCGTCGCCCACCAGCAGGTACCAGTCGAAGTCATCGGGCACGAGCTGCGAGCCCTTCGGTCCGCCAATCTCCAGCGTGGAGCCGACCTTCGCGCCGGTGGCCCATTCCGTCGCGGGTCCGGAGCCGTGCAGCGCGAAGTCGATGGTCAGTGTCTGGCCGCGGTTGTCGTAGGCGCGAGGCGTGAAGTCACGCATCACCTGTTCCCTCGCCTGCGGGAAGAACAGCTTGATGTGGTCATCCGGCGACGGGCTGCTGAAGTCCGCCAGGTCCGGCGACGCGAAGTGGATGCACCGCATGCGAGGCGTCACGGACTCCACGCCGCTGACGACCAGGCTGCGCCGCCGCAGTTCGTGGCGCACGCGAACGATTTGATGCAGGTCCTGGGTGCTCATGAGCGGAGCCTCTCGATCTTCTGCGCGGCCTCGTCGATCAACGCCGCCACGTCGAGCACGACCTTCTTGTCGACGCCGGGCGACAGCGTGTCGAACAGCACGCTCTTCAGGTTCTGCATCGCGCGCCGGACCGGAGCCGCGTCCGTGCGCTCGCGAATCTCTCCGGCCTCTGCGAGCCGCCGCAGCAGCCCCTCCACTACCTTCGCGTTCTCCGCGAGCAGCGCCTTGCCCTGCTCCGTGATGGCGAAGAGCTTGCGCTGCGTGTCCGTCGTGTCCGGCTCGCCCACCAGCTCCATGTCCTTGAGCAGGGTGAGCGTGGGGTAGATGACCCCGGGGCTGGGGGCATACACGCCCCGGCTCAAGCCCTCGATGGCCCGGATGAGGTCGTACCCGTGCCGGGGCTCCGCGTTGATGAGGTGGAGCAGGACGAGGCGCAGCTCGCCGCCCTCGAACATCCGATGCCGCCCACCGCCGGGGCCGCCGTGCCGCCCCCGGTGGCCCTCCCCGCGCTCATGGTGATGCCAGTGCTCCGAGTCGCCCCGGTCTCTTCCGTGTCTGCCGCGCATGTCGCGTCCTCTCAGGGGTTCAAGATACTTTCCAGATGGCTCTGAGATATATCTCAGCATTGTCTGGAGCAACCCGATCTGCGGGCACTGGCCGGCTGACTACCGGGCCGGCCCTCGGGTGCATGCGCCGCCCGGTCTGGCTGGCTTGTCAGGGCTGACGGTTATGAACGGGTTCTGCACGCCGCACCGGAGTGCAGGCAGGAGGCACGAGCGATGCGCAACCGCGGGTGGGCGGTGCTTTGGCCGCGGTGCAGTTCCTGGAGCGCTCGGTGAAGGGCCTGGGAGTGGACGATGCGCGCTGACGTCCTGCTCGGGTGCGTGGCACTGCTCCTCGCCGGCTGCGCTTCGTTGCCTCCCGGGCCCGGAAGGACGCTGAGCTACACGTCCCGCACGGAGACTGACGCCCCTGGAGGACGAGCGTCGAACGACGAGGCACCGCGTGCATCTGCCTCGGAGCCGAGGGTCACGCCCCGCGAGGAAGCGCCTCCCCTCTACCGGCGCAAGACCGTCCGCGAAGAGGTGACGGGGTACGCCCCGTTCGTGCGGTGGCCCTGGCGGACGCCACCCGCTCCGACGATGTGCAACCGGATGCCTGGGAGCAGTTGCTGACGAACGCGGGACTGGAAGCGCGAGACGAACGCACCCTGGGAGGCACGCTGACGCCCACGCAAGCGGCGCGACTGATGGGAGTGCTCCTGGGCAAGCCCGTCACGTTGAGCACCTTCCCGCCTCGCATGGCCGCGGGCTTCATCCTGCGCGAGGTGATGGAGGGAGGCGAAGTCACCCGGAAGGAGCTGTCGCGACGGGTGGAGCGATTCTCCCGGGAGCAGATCGCGGTGTTGAGACCGGATGGCTACCTCGCGTGGGCACTCACCGGGAGTACCCAACAGAAGGTGGCAACGGTCGAATGGAAGGACGGCGCCTTCCGAGCGCATGGCTTCGAACTGGGCCGCTTCTACAGCGGCAAGGGCGGCGTCTTCCGGAACGTGGACGCGCAGCTTCAGGCTTCGGATTGGCGGCCCCTGGCCGAGGTGTACGACGACGCGGACGTCATCAGCCGCACCCTGGATGGAGCCGAGGACGCCGTCGTGGAGCTGTACCACGCGCTGGGACAGTTGCTCACGCGCCCCGTGGACAGCATCGCGGGATTGAGCCACCTGCCAGCGGGCGTGGCGGCGCTCATCGCGGCATCGCCCGCGTACTGGGAGCGCTTCCAGGCCATGACCCGTGGCGAGCAGATCCGCGAAGTGTCGCGACTGACGACGGGGATGCTCGTCACCTGGGGCGCGGCGTCAGCCACGACACGGACACTGAAGGGGATGTCCGTGGGCGCGGAGGCCACGGTGCCGGTGCTCTCGATGTCGGCGGAGGGCGCGATGGCGTTGGAGCGCGTCGCGGTGCCAGCGGGACGGGCGGCGGCAGTGCTGAGCGGCGGGCCGGGAGCAGCCATCATTCTCCAGCGTTCAAACGCTTCCGGTTCGGTACCTGCGCCATCGAATGGGCCCGGACAGTGGGCGCCTGCAAAGGAATCCATGTCTCCGCGTGCCCGGGGCTACCAGGAGCAGATCACGGGACACTCGGCGGATGAGGCGTATTGGGTGGGGGGTGTGGGGCACAACAACGGAGGCGTGAAGTTCGATGGCTTCAAGGATGGCGTGCTGTTGGAGGCGAAGGGGCCAGGCTACGCTGAATTTTTTGAAGCCGACCTTGCGCCCAAGCATTGGTTCGAGGCATCGGGAAAGGCCAAAGAGCTCGTCGACCAAGCCACGAGGCAGCGTGACATCGTCCTGAACACGGGTGTCCGCATTGAGTGGCACGTCGCCGAAAAGCATGCAGCGGCTTCAATCAAGCAGCTGCTGAAAAGCAATGGCATCACCGGGATTACCGTCATCCAAACTTCCGCACGTCTTTTGGTTCCCTGAGACAAGCTCCGCATGACAACGCTGGATCCATCCGCGACCTATCCCGAGACCTACTACGCCGGTGCCTACTGGGGACCGCGACGGGAGTCCCCTGAGGCATGTGCCCAGCGAGCGGCGGACTTCCTCAACATGCTGGCCGCGTGCGACCCGCTGTTCGCGAACTGGAACAAGATTCCCAAACCACGCGGCAAGGGACGCAAGACGCCCCTCATGCCTCCTGACCTTCCCACCCTGACGGAAGCGTTCCGGCGCGGCGTCAACCGCGAGCCGGGTGGGCCGCCCATCGAGCATCTGGGCTTGACCGTCTCGGCATACAATGACGGTACCAGCCAGGACCATGCTTCCGTGCGGATGACCTGCGGGAGCTACGCACAGCACAGCTCCACCAACGTGTGCGTCCTGTCTCTTCCATCAAAGGGGACGAACGCGGAACGAGTCCTTACGGCATCCGTGCTGACGAACGTGACGCGCAGCATGGCGCTGGCCTGGGAACCGGATTGGGCCGTGGCCATGTCTCACGCACATCGGGACACCGAAGGTGGAGAAGGAAAGGCCGACACCTGGCTCGGCTGGGTGACCTACCTGTCCCGCCACCGGGGCACGGTGCCGCCACTGCCCGCCCCCGTGCGCATCGAGCCCGTGGAGGACAGGGGCACGTTGATCATCCTGACCCCCGAGCGCTTCACCGTGGCCAACCCCGAGCACATCGCACTGGCGCGGCGGGTCCGTGAGCTGCTGGCCCGGGCAGGGCTCATGCGGTCTGACCGGCAGCCCACGGTCTGAAGTCCCGCCACTCAGTCCCGGAAGAACTCGGAGGGATGCGAGTCGACATAGCGCAGGAAGCAGGACTCGAGCTTCTCCTCACCTTGGAGCTGCTCGCTCAGTGTTCCGAGATGCGCGTCAATCCACGCTCGCGGCTTCGTGTCGAGGATGCGCCGACGCGCCTCGAGCGTCCCGGGAGGGTGGGCCCCAAAGAGCGCGTCGAGTCCCCTTCTCACCAGGGCGGCATGTCCGGCGGCGCCAAGCTCCTCGAAGCTCTGCAGCACGAACTCCACCGAGGAGGGAGCGAAGTTGTAGAGGGCCTGATCCAGCCCGCCGTTCCCGATGTCCCGGATGAAGAAGGTCGTGAGGGCCAGCACCTGTTGGCCGTGCGTTCCTTCGACGGCATCGTGCCCCCATGCAGGCTCCATGAGCAGCCACAGCCGCTCCCCCACCGGAAGCCCTTCGACGCTCGCACGCGGCAGCCGCGTATCCTTCCCAGACACCAATGGCGCCTCCCGTTCGCGGCCCAGGCCGTACGGGTTCCTCACATATCAGACGACCGCGAGCGCTACGACAGACGGCCCGGGCAACAGGTGCCCGGGCCGCCGGGTGTCTTCCGCTGATGATCAATGGAGCCGCCATGGAGTGCCTTCGGCATCCTGGACATGCCCTCGGGGGGCATGCATCGACCGGTCTGACTGACTTGTCAGGGCTGACGGTTATGAACGGGTTCTGCACGCCGCACCGGAGTGCAGTCAGGAGACACGAGCGATGCGCAACGGCGGGTAGGCGGTTCGGTGAAGGGCCTGGGAGTGGACGATGCGCGCTGACGTCCTGCTCGGGTGCATGGCACTGCTCCTCACCGGCTGCGCTTCGTTGCCTCCCGGGCCCGGAAGGACGCTGAGCTACACGTCCCGCACGGAGACTGACGCCCCTGGAGTGGGCGCGGAGGCCACGCTGCCAGTGCTCTCGATGTCGGCGGAGGGCGTGCTGGCGCTGGAGCGCGTCGCAGTGCCAGCGGGACGCGCGGCGGCGGTGCTGAGCGGCGGGCCAGGTGCGGCCATCATTCTCCAACGCGTTGATGACTCCGCGGGCTCAGGAGGTGGCGACGATGGAGGCCCACAAGGGACAGGTCCTTCACGCGGGCCGAAGGGTTACTCGTCCTTCAAGTCCTTCAAGCGGGCCATGGGACCTGCGGGTGACGGAAAGGAGTGGCACCACATCGTGGAGCAGACCGAAGGGAACGCGACCCGCTTTGGGCCACATGCTCTCCACAACAGCGAGAACATCGTCGCACTTGGCAAGGATGTTCACAGTGGAGTGAGTTCTCTCTACTCGTCGAAGCGGCCTAGACTCACGAACTCGGAAACCCTGACTGTGAGACAGTGGCTGAGCACTCAATCCTTCGAAGCGCAACGAGACTTCGGATTGGTGGCGATCCAGCACGTGACGAGAGGAATCTGGTGACGGACCTCGAAAAGTGGGTGGAGGAGTTCGCGCTGAACGTGTCAGCGCAGACGGCAGCCATCGCGCGTGGAGATGCCAAGGCGGGGAACAAGCATGCGGATCGTTACATCGCTGCTGTTCGGAAGTTGAAGGGGCAGGGAGATGCGGGGCGGGATGCGCTTGCGGTGCTGCTCAAGCACCCTGACAAGGACGTCAGCACCATGGCGGCGGCATACCTCTTGAGGCATCGGACGGCCGAATCGAAGGCTGTCCTAGAAGAGGCTGCGCAAGGCGAAGGGTTGATCGCCTTTGAAGCCGCGCAGGTGCTGAAGAACTGGGAAGCAGGTGTTTGGGCGCTGGATCCGGGATGATCTTCCAAGGCGCGTGGCGGTGAGGACAGGGGCACGCTGATCATTCTGCCCCCCGAGCACATCGCACTGGCGCTGACAAACGGCCCGGACAACAGGTGCCCGGGCCGCCGGGTGTCTTCCGCTACGGGTGGCTGGCGGGGTCCGCCGGGTTGGTGCCCGCGGCCCGTTCATCACCGTCCAGGAAGCCGTCCAGGTCCCGGTCGATGCCCACGCGCAGGCCTGAGCCCAGCGGCGCGCAGGTGTACGTCAGCACGCCCTGGCTCGCGGCCACGCCCGAGCGCAGCGACGCGGACGGCACCAGCGGCAGCGCCGCTCGGTCCGCCTTGAACTGCCCGCTGCCCAGGTAGCGGAAGCCCATCTCGTACGTACCCGCGCGGCCCTTCGCCACCAGGTCGCATTCGCCCGCGTCCGCGCGCGCCATCAGCAGGTCGATGCGTGTCCCCACCACCGCCGCGTTGGTCGCGGTGAGCGTCACCTGCTGCCCGACGATGGGCGCCAGGTTGGTCTCGAAGGCGAACATGTACTGCTCCATGTCCTTCTTCGCCTGGAAGCCCGCGGGCGTGTCCGGGATGCCCACCTGGTTGAAGATGGGGTGGAAGTCGAAGCCGCTGTTGAAGAGGAACAGCGTGGGGATGGCGCCGTCGCTGTTGAAGCCCGTGCCTCGCACCTGGTCCCCCAGGAACGGATCCACCGGCGTGTTGCCGAAGGGGAAGCCAGCGCCGAACATGCCGACCTTCTGGTACAGGTTCCGCAGGTGCGGGACCTTGGGGAACAGCGGCTCCGCGTCGAAGGAGCTGCGACCGTCCGTGCCGAAGAAGCCCTTGAAGGGGCCCTCGCCCGGGTTCGCGTTCACGTCCACGCGGTGGCAGGACTCGCACGACCCCGGGAAGAAGCTGGTCGTGTTCGTGAAGAAGTCCTTGCCCGCCTGCTGCGAAGCCGTGAGCGAGTTGTCCAGCTTGCGGATGGGGTTGGGCGGATAGACGACCTGGAGGATGAAGTCGGAGAACTTCTGCATCTCCACTTCCGTCAGCTGCGCGCTGCGGCCCAGCAGGTCCTTGAACGCGGGGTTGAACTGCTTGAACGCCGCGACCTCGTCGAAGGTGCCGCTGTTGGGCTGCACGCTGGGCGCGCTGTCGCCGCCGGTGCGGTCTCCACGCCAGTGCATGGGGCCCTGGTTGGCCATGCCGCGCAGGCTCTGCGTGGACAGGGGGCCCTTCATCGGATGGAAGGACGTGTCCTGGCCGAAGGTGGGGTCCGTGCCGAACTCCGGCAGCACCGGGACAATGGGGTTGTAGCTCGCCTTCACGTCACCGTCCGGGTTGCCCAGGTCCCAGGTGGTGCTGTCGAAGTCGCCGAAGATGTGGCAGCTGCCGCAGGACGAGTCTCCATGGCTGGAGCTGCTGCGCGCGTCGTAGAGGAACGGACGGCCCTGCACCACGCTGACCGGCTCCGGGTTGAACATGGGCAGGTGCGCGACCTCCGTCTTCGTCGCGGTGTTGACGACGGAGATGGCGTTGTCGAAGCGGGTGAGCACGTACAGGCGCCCCCGGGCTTCATCCAGCACCAGGCCGGTGGGGCCACCGCCCGTCAGCGCGACCTGGTTCGCGGTGGAGGGCGTGAAGGTGCCGGACTCCAGCTGGGACGTGGCGTACACGCCCAGCTTCGACGAGCCGAACGCGGCGACGTAGAGCGTGGCGCCGTCGGACGTCACGGCCATGCCCGTGGGCTGCGCGAGGCTCTTCTCGCTCTCCGCGTTGGGCGTGGCCGCGCAGCAGGCCGCGTAGTTGATGTGCGTGTTGAGGTGACGAGGCGTGACGGAGGGCGCACTGGGGCCGCCCAGCACGGTGATGCGGCTTTCGTGCAGATGGCCGCGCAGGGTGTTGCCCGTCAGGGTGCCGGGGCCCTCGAAGCGCAGGTCGTTTCGCGCTTCGGTGTTGCTCACGTAGACCTTCCCGCTCACCGGGTTGACGGCCATGTTGAACAGGATGGTGCCCACGCCCGCGTAGGTGCCCGCCGCGCCGGACACCTGCACGGGCGGGTTGGCGTTGGCGGAGATGGCGAAGACGTCCTTGTCCGGCAGGGAGAAGCGGAGCGAGTCCGTCCACGGGCGGTTGAGCATGTCCAACCAGTCCTCGCCGTTGTACTTCACGATGACGGAGACCTCCGGGGCGGGGATGCCCTGGTGGTTGACGTTGGGGCCGGGGACGCCGCCCTCGGACTCGCCGCCGTTGGGCACCAGGCTCTCGTGGACCACGGAGGTGCGGTTGCCGGAGTGGAACGCGGCCGCGTACACCCGGCTGCCGTCCGGAGTCGCCGCGAGCGCGCGAGGCGTGTCACCGAACAGGGTGAGGCGGGTGAGCGGCGTACCACCCAACGTCGTCCCCAGGTTGTCCGAGTCGAACACCCAGACGTCCGCGCGGCCAACGCCCGGCGTGGTGAGCTGCGGGTCGAACCCGGTGTTCTGTCCGCGGTGCGCGGAGGTGATGAACGCGCGCTTCTTGCCAGTGCCCGCGAAGACGATGTCGCGAGGCTCGTCGCCCACGAGCAGCGTGCGCGTCACGCTGCCGCCCTGCCCGTTCGCGTCCACCTTCACGACGCTGACGCTGTCGGACAGGTGATTGACCACCCACACCTCGTTGTTGGTGCGCGCGGCGACTGCCACGGGCTCCAGGCCCACGGGCACGGAGCCCTTGTGGGTGAGGCCGCTCGTCCCCACCTGGAAGATCTCCAACCGGTTGTCCGGCGTGTTGACGGCGTAGAGCCACTGGCCGTTGGGAGACAGGGCCAGCGGACGCACCTGGCCACTTTCAAAGACGGTGAAGTGCTGCGCGTGTGACGGGCTGCCCATGGCGAGGCCCAACAGCAGCGTCGCCGCGGACGCGGTGCGCTGGAAGACGCGGCGCACCGCCGGGTGTCTGACTTTCATGAATGTCTCTCGGGGAAAGGGGGCTGGGGACCCCGGCTTCACGGTAGGGGTGGCGTCTGACATTGAGGAACGGGTGAACCCGGACCCGGTGGAATCGTTGCGCGGCGCAACGACTCCCTCCCTGTGTACGCAGTGAAGGGCGTTCCCTGGTCGGGCCGCCTTTAACGAGGCCAGTCGCGCAGGATCCGTTCGGCGGCATCCTGCTGGTCCCATTGCACCCGGCCGGTCAGCGCCAGACCCCGGTGCTCGATGCGGATTCGCCGCCACACCGGGGAGCCCGGGACATGGCGCGCGTCCACGCGGGCCCAGGCCACGCCTCCAGTGGCCTCCACCATGCGCGACACGCAGGCGTCGAAGTCCGCCTCCGGCAGCCAGCGCAGCGCATCCAGCACCTGGTCCGATTCGAAGTCGCGCAGCGCCGTCGGCCTGCCGGTGACGGCGCTCAAGGACTGGGGACCCTTGCCCTCTGGAATGAAGGAAAGTCCCTGGGGCCCCAACACGCAGAACCCTTCACGCCGGCCGAGCTTCGCGGGGAACAGCGCCACGCTGTCCAGGCGCACACCCGCCCGGGCCGCGCCGCGCAGGGGGGGCTGACGGTGCAGCTCCACGAGCAGGGCGACCGCCGCGACTCCTCGGACGGAGCGTGCATGGAGTCGCCGATCTCCCTCTACCTTGAGGTCCACACTCTGTTCCAGCCGGAAGCCGTCAGGGGAAATGCTGCCCAGCCGCACCTCCTGCGGCTCACCGAACACCGGCGCCCAGATGAGCCGCTCGCTCGTGAGCCGGATCCGCCCCGAGCGCAGGAGCTGTGCTGCCACGAGGCCCAGGGTGCCCGACACCAGGCAGGCCATCACCGGGACAGTCATCGGCCTGGGGAGGACGAACGACAGCAGCAAGGCCAGCGCGGGCAGCGCTCCCAAGGCGAACACCAGACGCGGCGACACTTGCTGCCTCAGGAACATGGGCACGAGGCTCGGGTCCGAGCTTCGCCGGGTATCGTCCTCGAAGACGAGCACCTCGCCCGGCTTCAGCGCCCAGCTCGCGGGTTGGCGCACCAGCGCATCCAACCGCGTCAGCGCCTCTTCCAGCGAAACGTCCTCCCGCGCCACCGTCAGCACATCCAGCCTGCGCCGGGCCAGCCGCGTCAGCCGCTCCCGCCGGGCCGACAACTCCCGGGCCGCCTTCACCACGGGCGCGTCGTCCGGCCAGGCCTCCTGAGCCGCGCGGCGCTGGACGCGCTCCAGCGCCTCCACCACCGTCCGAGCCTCGGCCACGAGCGCGGGCACCAACTCCGGACGCCGCACCAGCGCCCGCCGCCACCGCCGGCCGGACAGCGCCTTCTCCAGCTCCGCATACGGGCGCCGCGCCGCCGCGAGGACCTCCGCGCGGCCCTCCAGCTGACGCTCGACGTCCGCCACCGTGAGGCCTGTCGGGGCAGTGATGGGACGTGACCGCTCGGGCATCGCGCGGGACAGCATAGCGCCGTGGACCGCAAGCCCCCACGCCGTTACTCCACCGGCGGCTCCAGCTCCAATCGCTCACACTGACGCAGCATCTCCTGCGCATCAGCGGGTTCGTCGGGCGAGGGCGGCGCCGCCTCCGACCAGGGCACGGACGGCCGGGCCGGCGTTCCCATCGACTCCTTCAGGAGCGCGATGAGGTCCCTCGCGGGGTCCCTGGGAAACGACGTCACCCCCCGCAACGGCCGAGGCGCGCCGGGCGGCAACTCCTCGCTCGGAAGCGCGGCGGCCTGGAGCAACAGCGCGGGCGAGGGCGCCGGGGCCACCACCGCCACGGGCTCCGCGGGCAGCAGGTCATCCGGGTCGAACCCGAAGGGCACCTGGGGCACCACCTGGAGCGACACGGCCTCGCGCTCCACGTCCGGCCCATCCCCTTCTCTCGGGATGCACCGCAGCGTGTTCAAGCGGGGCGTGGGCGCTTCCTCGAACGTCGGCGTGGACACGGCGTCCATGCGCTCCGGCGACAGGGGCTCTTCCACCCTGGGAGGCCACAGGGGCACCTGCAGCAGCACCACGGCCGGCTCGCGCAGGGGCAGCGAGCGCACGCGCGCGCCTCCCAACTCCACCGCCGCCTTCGTCACCGCGGCGGCGTGCTCCGCGAGCACCCGCTCCGCCCAGGTCTTCAACCACCGCGCCAGGGACAGCACCCAGGCAAGGTGCCGCCGCGCGCGAGGCCGCGCCACCAGGGCCTCGACTGGCGGAGCCGCGTGCATCGTCACTCCTCCTTCACCGGCATCCGGATGATCCACGGCGACGTCCCGGTGGCCAGCCCCTCCGATTCCACCGACAGCAGCTCCCCTTCCGCGCGCACCTCCAGCCGGCCCAGCGACTCCCCCCGCGGCGGGCGGGGAAAGTGGAAGTGCCCCTCCGCATCCGTGCGCGTACTCAACTGCAGCGAGGGCAGCGCCACCCACGCGTCCCGGATGGGCACGTCACCGGGCCCCACCACCCGACCCAGCAGGGGGGCCTGCGCGGACGCCCCGCCCACCAATGACAGACATCGCACCTCCGCCAGGGGTTGCTCCTTGCGCACCTGCACCCGCAGGCGGAAGGAGGGACGCGGCACGGAGCGCAAACCCGCCCACAGCGCCGCCGGCACCGGGCTCAGGTCCACCTCCAATTCCTTGTCGCCCATGGCCGCGAAGACCAGGTCACCCAGCAGCCGGTGCGCGCGCTCGGGCGTCTCCGCGCCCACCGTCACCAGATAGCAGACGGTGAACTGCAGGGCGCCCTGCTTCCCCGCCCGGGTCAGGGACGCCGGCCCCAGCTCCAGGAGGTAAAGACAGACACCCCGGTCCAGGGCCTCGCGGTCGGGCACGCCCAGGTGCACCGGCGCGTCCGTGGCAATGCGTCCCACCCACGCTCTCATGCGCAGATCGACTTCGTCGATCATCCTTGGCCCCCCGGTTTCCGGCCCTGAATGCCACGTCACCGTTTCCTCTCATCATACGCTCGCATCGAGAGGTTTTGCTGGACATCACCCAGGGGATTGAACAGGACGTCCTTGATTTGACAGGCATTGCACGCATTCCCAGGTCCTGGGGTACAGCGCAGCGTGTCGGGAACCGGGCAGTCCCTCCACCGCGGGTCGTGGCATCCCGGAAAGCCCGTACGGGTTTCGCGTGAAGCACTTCATTTCCTGCTCGCCTTCCGCGAAGAATGGCCGCTGGGCCGGCATTCACCGTGGAACTTTCGTCATGACGATGGACTCTTCTTCCTTGAGACGACGACACCCTTCCCTTCTCTCCTCCGGCATCGCCCTGGGGTGCCTGGCGGTGTTGGGCACCGCCACCCCGGCGCTCGCCCAGGACGACGCGCCCCACAGGGTGGGCCTGCTGCTGGACGCGGGCGCTCCGCACGGCATCGGCCTGTCCGCGGTGGTGCGCCCCACGAACTGGCTGCGGCTGCAAGCGGGCCCCACCACGAACACGCTCAGCATCGGCGTGCGCGGCGGTGTGACCCTCCTGCCGATAGACACCTTCATCGCGCCGACCCTCAACGTGGAGGCCGGGCACTACTTCGGTTCGGAGTACAGCGAGGTGCTGGACTGGCTGGGCCGCGAGCCGAGCTCCACGTCGGAGGCCATCCGCGACGTCACCTACAACTACGTGACGGGCAGCG from Corallococcus exiguus harbors:
- a CDS encoding carboxypeptidase regulatory-like domain-containing protein, with product MIDEVDLRMRAWVGRIATDAPVHLGVPDREALDRGVCLYLLELGPASLTRAGKQGALQFTVCYLVTVGAETPERAHRLLGDLVFAAMGDKELEVDLSPVPAALWAGLRSVPRPSFRLRVQVRKEQPLAEVRCLSLVGGASAQAPLLGRVVGPGDVPIRDAWVALPSLQLSTRTDAEGHFHFPRPPRGESLGRLEVRAEGELLSVESEGLATGTSPWIIRMPVKEE